A region of bacterium DNA encodes the following proteins:
- a CDS encoding glycerophosphodiester phosphodiesterase, producing the protein MGGRMTLTGERPLVIAHRGASGDRPENTLPAFEEAIAQGADMIETDLHLSRDGVVVIHHDAGLERLGEAGEIRSRTAAELAALDAAPGDPETLRIPTLLDVLEGFAERIDWNLELKVGLETPYEGIEALVLSEVEARGLLRRVLFSCFDDGVLERLRAGSRAARLGVLVSPRAPDDVFGRADRVGAEAIHPHVFLVNEALVAGAHERGLAVYPYTANEPSEMARLLDLGVDGVITNHPRVLEALLATREFAAE; encoded by the coding sequence GTGGGCGGAAGAATGACGCTCACGGGCGAACGGCCCCTCGTGATCGCGCACCGCGGCGCCTCCGGCGACCGACCGGAGAACACCCTGCCGGCCTTCGAAGAGGCGATCGCCCAGGGCGCGGACATGATCGAGACCGATCTGCATCTGAGCCGGGACGGCGTCGTCGTCATCCATCACGACGCGGGCCTCGAGCGCCTGGGGGAAGCGGGAGAGATCCGCAGCCGGACGGCGGCGGAGCTCGCGGCCCTCGACGCGGCGCCGGGGGACCCCGAGACGCTCCGGATTCCGACCCTGCTCGACGTCCTCGAAGGCTTCGCCGAGCGGATCGACTGGAATCTCGAGCTGAAGGTCGGACTCGAGACCCCCTACGAGGGGATCGAGGCGCTGGTCCTGTCGGAGGTCGAGGCCCGCGGGCTCCTTCGACGGGTCCTCTTCTCCTGCTTCGACGACGGCGTGCTGGAGCGGCTGCGCGCCGGCTCGCGGGCCGCGAGGCTCGGCGTGCTCGTTTCCCCGCGGGCACCCGACGACGTCTTCGGGCGGGCGGATCGGGTGGGGGCCGAGGCGATCCATCCCCACGTCTTCCTCGTGAACGAGGCGCTGGTCGCCGGTGCCCACGAGCGTGGCCTGGCGGTCTACCCCTACACCGCGAACGAGCCCTCCGAGATGGCGCGTCTGCTCGACCTCGGAGTGGACGGGGTGATCACGAACCACCCGCGGGTGCTCGAAGCGCTCCTCGCGACGCGCGAATTCGCAGCTGAGTAG